From the Pomacea canaliculata isolate SZHN2017 linkage group LG4, ASM307304v1, whole genome shotgun sequence genome, one window contains:
- the LOC112561812 gene encoding MAP kinase-activated protein kinase 5-like → MDHHNHSFDSDIPILRVHPIENDFIIHWDKKLGTGVNGPVRPCEERETGQKFALKCVLDSPRSRQEVEIHCKVNGHPNIVSLHCVYHNTFRLNGDATPRSRLLLVLELMEGGELFDCISRAECFTEETAAQYMKQAVKAVHCLHERNIAHRDLKPENFLLTDDSEAAVLKLSDFGFAKVDDGSLMTPHFTPYYVAPQVLEAQMHMRAVKDGLAESPYTYDKSCDMWSLGVVLYIMLCGYPPFYSENPNVAFTKHMRHKILSGEFEFPEDDWDSISNEAKDIIRRLLYVDPMERMTIQELAAHPWLNRTTSEHSHTPLHSPLVLADKSKWADIKHAHAVENTQLRLPDTPVMLQPVAIADNPIIRKRRHRQKTQGESSQQAPTKKAAQVEVHSKRFRGRERACYQTMDV, encoded by the exons ATGGATCATCACAACCATTCTTTCGATTCTGACATTCCCATCTTGAGG GTCCACCCTATAGagaatgattttattattcactGGGATAAGAAGCTTGGCACTGGAGTCAATGGCCCAGTCAG GCCCTGTGAGGAACGAGAAACTGGACAGAAATTTGCATTGAAATGTGTACTTGACAGCCCTCGTTCACGCCAGGAAGTTGAGATTCATTGTAAAGTGAACGGTCATCCAAACATTGTATCACTGCATTGTGTTTATCACAACACCTTCCGTCTAAATGGTGATGCAACACCAAG GTCGCGTCTGCTGCTTGTTTTGGAACTCATGGAAGGTGGTGAATTGTTTGACTGCATCAGTCGTGCAGAATGTTTTACTGAGGAGACTGCAGCACAATATATGAAGCAG GCTGTGAAAGCAGTTCATTGTCTACATGAGAGAAACATAGCCCATCGAGATCTTAAGCCAGAAAATTTTTTGTTGACTGATGACTCAGAG GCAGCAGTTTTGAAACTCTCAGATTTTGGTTTTGCAAAAGTTGATGATGGAAGTTTGATGACACCTCATTTCACACCATATTATGTTGCTCCACAG gtCTTAGAGGCCCAGATGCACATGCGAGCAGTAAAAGATGGGCTGGCTGAATCACCATACACATATGATAAG AGCTGTGACATGTGGAGTCTGGGTGTGGTTTTGTACATCATGTTGTGTGGCTACCCTCCATTTTACTCGGAGAATCCTAACGTGGCCTTCACTAAACACATGCGACACAAAATCTTGTCTGGGGAGTTTGAGTTCCCAGAAGATGACTGGGACAGCATTTCCAATGAAGCTAAGGACATCATTCGCAG GCTGCTGTATGTAGACCCTATGGAGAGAATGACTATTCAGGAACTGGCTGCTCATCCGTGGCTGAACAGGACCACTTCTGAACACAGTCACACACCCCTCCACTCTCCACTAGTGCTTGCTGATAAG TCCAAGTGGGCCGACATTAAGCATGCCCATGCAGTAGAAAACACGCAGCTACGACTGCCAGACACTCCTGTCATGCTGCAGCCAGTAGCCATTGCCGACAACCCCATCATCCGCAAACGGAGACACAG GCAGAAAACTCAAGGTGAATCTTCACAGCAAGCGCCGACCAAAAAAGCAGCCCAAGTTGAGGTGCACTCTAAA AGATTTAGAGGCAGAGAAAGAGCATGTTATCAAACCATGGATGTGTAG